One region of Polynucleobacter sp. MWH-Aus1W21 genomic DNA includes:
- a CDS encoding thiol:disulfide interchange protein DsbA/DsbL, with amino-acid sequence MISISKRVITVFALLSLGGFVAAQGQKIEEGFDYRILPIAQPVDTKGKVEVIEFFWYGCPHCYDFEPELSSWVKRQPKDVVFKRVPVAFRDDFLPHSQLFYALEAMGKGDALNEKVMYAMHKENKRLLTEPEIADWVASQGIDRNTFLATYRSFAVISKARAAKQMAEAYRIDGVPTIVMQGKYVTSPSIAGTKAKAILVMDYLEEKIRKNKYKQ; translated from the coding sequence ATGATTTCAATTAGCAAAAGAGTAATTACAGTTTTCGCACTTCTTTCTTTGGGCGGCTTTGTTGCTGCTCAAGGGCAAAAAATTGAAGAAGGTTTTGATTACCGCATCTTGCCTATTGCTCAGCCGGTAGATACCAAAGGAAAGGTAGAGGTTATCGAATTCTTTTGGTACGGTTGCCCACATTGTTATGACTTTGAGCCTGAGCTTAGCAGCTGGGTAAAGCGTCAGCCTAAAGATGTTGTTTTCAAAAGAGTGCCCGTAGCTTTCCGCGATGACTTTCTGCCACATAGCCAGTTGTTTTATGCCCTTGAGGCAATGGGCAAAGGTGATGCTCTGAATGAAAAAGTTATGTATGCAATGCACAAAGAAAATAAGCGGCTATTAACTGAGCCTGAGATTGCTGATTGGGTCGCTTCGCAGGGAATAGATCGCAATACATTCTTGGCAACTTATCGCTCTTTTGCGGTGATTTCAAAAGCGCGTGCCGCAAAGCAAATGGCTGAAGCCTATCGAATTGATGGCGTGCCTACTATTGTGATGCAGGGTAAGTATGTGACTTCACCATCTATTGCCGGCACTAAAGCCAAGGCAATCTTAGTCATGGATTATTTAGAAGAAAAAATTCGTAAAAATAAGTACAAGCAATAA
- a CDS encoding SPOR domain-containing protein, giving the protein MMKRPNQQTGFVNYHVDSKNTQYGGTILGFILGLGAGLGIAFVIAFYLSKNTPQERPGMRAPSLPLSIKPSPAPAEGEVATPVEPVDLNKPLQGKSPAPASADPIGDLVNGKKSADKPADVAPAAKSDSIYFLQVGAFNKRADADAQKANLAIQGIQAQLSEVTADGNTLWRVRVGPYNSVEDSNPVRDKLNGMGIKPTLIKSSKS; this is encoded by the coding sequence ATGATGAAAAGACCAAATCAGCAAACTGGCTTTGTAAACTACCACGTGGATAGCAAAAACACCCAATATGGCGGCACTATCCTTGGCTTTATTTTGGGTTTAGGCGCCGGCCTTGGAATTGCGTTTGTCATTGCCTTTTATCTATCTAAAAATACTCCACAAGAAAGACCGGGCATGCGTGCCCCCAGCCTTCCATTGAGTATTAAGCCCTCTCCCGCCCCCGCTGAAGGTGAGGTTGCTACTCCTGTCGAGCCTGTAGATTTAAATAAGCCGCTTCAAGGTAAATCACCCGCACCTGCATCAGCTGACCCGATTGGTGATTTGGTGAATGGCAAGAAATCTGCCGATAAGCCTGCTGATGTGGCTCCGGCCGCAAAATCAGACTCAATTTATTTTTTGCAAGTGGGCGCATTTAATAAGCGCGCAGATGCGGATGCGCAAAAAGCAAATTTAGCTATTCAGGGAATTCAGGCGCAGCTAAGTGAGGTTACGGCCGATGGTAATACCCTTTGGCGTGTTCGTGTAGGTCCATATAACAGCGTTGAAGACAGCAATCCTGTTCGCGATAAATTGAATGGTATGGGCATTAAACCAACTTTAATTAAATCCAGTAAATCATGA
- the argS gene encoding arginine--tRNA ligase: MLSTNKNRLIEMLSAALAALAQERGLETPLAPRLERPKAVDHGDVACNIALQLSKAWKLNPRELAQALVERLQQQNGFSELIASCEIAGPGFINFRLSNAAKTAVVKEILSSGANFGESPLSDDSASSAMIEFVSANPTGPLHVGHGRQAALGDALANLLATQGIKVHREFYYNDAGVQIANLALSVQARLQGLKPGDAKWPEQAYNGEYIAEIATAFKASPEYKDDIEAIRQFAVAYLRNEQDIDLKTFGVKFDCYYLESSLYTDGSVAQIVGDLQNIGKTYESEGALWLKTTDDGDDKDRVMRKSDGSFTYFVPDVAYHTSKWNRGFQKVINVQGSDHHGTIARVRSGLQGVAQKRGWDIPKTYPDYVLHKMVTVMRHGEEVKISKRAGSYVTVRDLVEWSGGVTLEMTPEERELALQRGRDAVRFFLISRKADTEFVFDIDLALQQNDENPVFYVQYAHARISSILQQWGGQTADLAGADLSLLQSKASDHLLRRLAEYPEMLTSAAEELAPHTLAFYLRDLAGDFHTFYNADRVLVDDQNLKSARLALLSATRQVLQNGLKVLGVSAPAKM; the protein is encoded by the coding sequence ATGTTGTCTACTAATAAAAATCGCTTAATTGAAATGCTGAGTGCTGCCCTGGCGGCCTTGGCTCAGGAACGCGGCCTAGAGACTCCTCTTGCGCCCCGTTTAGAACGCCCTAAGGCCGTTGATCACGGCGACGTCGCATGCAATATTGCCCTTCAGCTTTCCAAGGCTTGGAAGCTCAATCCGCGAGAGCTCGCTCAAGCTTTGGTTGAGCGATTACAGCAACAGAATGGCTTTAGCGAGCTTATTGCTTCCTGCGAAATTGCTGGCCCTGGTTTTATTAATTTCCGTCTGAGTAATGCCGCCAAAACAGCTGTAGTGAAAGAGATACTTTCCTCTGGCGCAAATTTTGGTGAATCCCCTTTGAGTGACGACTCTGCTTCAAGCGCCATGATTGAGTTTGTTTCAGCCAATCCAACGGGCCCATTGCATGTTGGACATGGACGACAGGCAGCACTTGGGGATGCCTTGGCCAATTTATTGGCAACCCAGGGCATTAAAGTTCATCGCGAGTTTTATTACAACGATGCTGGCGTACAGATTGCGAATTTAGCGTTATCAGTTCAGGCTCGTTTACAAGGTTTAAAGCCAGGTGATGCGAAGTGGCCTGAGCAAGCTTATAACGGTGAATATATTGCAGAGATTGCAACAGCTTTTAAAGCTTCACCAGAATATAAGGATGACATTGAGGCGATCCGTCAATTTGCTGTTGCTTATCTACGCAACGAACAAGATATTGACTTGAAAACCTTTGGCGTTAAATTTGATTGCTATTACCTTGAGTCCTCTCTGTATACCGATGGAAGCGTTGCTCAAATCGTTGGTGATTTGCAAAATATAGGCAAGACCTATGAGTCTGAAGGGGCGCTATGGTTGAAGACTACTGATGATGGCGATGATAAAGATCGCGTGATGCGTAAGTCAGATGGCAGCTTTACTTATTTTGTACCAGATGTTGCATATCACACCAGCAAGTGGAACCGTGGCTTTCAGAAGGTGATTAATGTGCAAGGTAGCGATCATCATGGGACGATTGCCCGTGTTCGCTCAGGCTTACAGGGTGTAGCGCAAAAGCGAGGCTGGGATATTCCTAAAACCTATCCTGATTATGTCTTGCATAAGATGGTGACTGTGATGCGTCATGGCGAAGAGGTGAAAATTTCTAAGCGTGCTGGCTCATACGTGACGGTCCGAGATTTAGTTGAGTGGTCCGGTGGCGTTACTTTAGAGATGACCCCAGAAGAGAGAGAGTTGGCATTGCAGCGTGGTCGTGATGCTGTGCGCTTTTTCTTGATCTCGCGTAAAGCAGATACCGAATTTGTTTTTGATATTGATTTAGCCTTGCAGCAAAATGATGAGAATCCAGTGTTCTATGTTCAGTATGCACATGCGCGTATCAGTTCAATCTTGCAGCAATGGGGCGGACAAACAGCGGATTTAGCTGGAGCAGATCTATCGCTATTGCAAAGCAAGGCATCGGATCATTTACTGCGTCGTTTAGCGGAGTATCCAGAAATGCTCACATCTGCTGCGGAAGAGTTAGCTCCTCATACATTAGCTTTTTATCTACGTGATTTGGCAGGCGATTTCCATACTTTCTACAATGCTGATCGCGTATTGGTGGATGATCAGAATTTAAAGTCGGCACGTCTTGCGCTGTTATCTGCAACACGTCAGGTGTTGCAAAATGGCTTAAAAGTACTCGGGGTATCCGCGCCAGCAAAGATGTAA
- a CDS encoding DUF1840 domain-containing protein: MIYQFRSKAGPDVIMLADLTKRIFDILGRPLDPRGILTVEQLPDLITALETAILKDLEERAKVHEESENGAEKPKLADRLGQRAYPFLELMKQARAKDEPVLWGV; the protein is encoded by the coding sequence ATGATCTATCAATTTCGCTCAAAAGCTGGTCCAGATGTCATCATGCTGGCAGATCTGACCAAACGAATATTTGATATTTTGGGGCGCCCCTTAGATCCCCGTGGAATCCTGACTGTTGAACAGCTTCCCGATCTGATCACCGCACTCGAAACTGCCATTCTCAAAGATCTTGAGGAGCGGGCAAAAGTACATGAAGAATCTGAAAATGGCGCCGAGAAGCCTAAGTTGGCCGATCGCCTTGGGCAGCGAGCCTACCCATTTCTGGAACTCATGAAGCAAGCAAGGGCCAAAGATGAACCCGTCTTGTGGGGTGTTTAA
- the metH gene encoding methionine synthase — protein sequence MSKVDKTTMPPMKLSGLEPFNVTADVGFVNIGERTNVTGSKAFARMILNNQFDEALAVARQQVENGAQVIDINMDEAMLDSEAAMTRFLNLIASEPDIARVPIMIDSSKWSVIEAGLKCIQGKPIVNSISLKEGEEPFRKQARLIRRYGAASVVMAFDEVGQADTFKRKTEICQRCYQILVNEIGFPAEDIIFDPNIFAIATGIEEHDNYAVDFINATRWIKENLPGAKVSGGVSNVSFSFRGNDRVREAIHTVFLYHAIQAGMDMGIVNAGQLGVYADLDPELRERVEDVVLNRFKEKDGKTPTERLLDIADQFKGGGAKQVENLLWREAPVRERLTHALVHGITTFIEEDTEELRAEIMGAGGRPIEVIEGPLMDGMNVVGDLFGAGKMFLPQVVKSARVMKQAVAILIPYIEEEKRQHIAAGGEAKAKGKIVMATVKGDVHDIGKNIVTVVLQCNNFEVANMGVMVPCAEILKRAKEENADIVGLSGLITPSLEEMTYVAQEMQRDDYFRERQIPLMIGGATTSRVHTAVKIAPHYDGPVVYVPDASRSVSVASSLLSDESAKKFIQDLRDDYVRIREQHANKKAAPTISLEAARKNREMIDWSSYTPEKPKFIGRRVFKNFALSDIAKYIDWTPFFQTWDLAGKFPAILDDEVVGVEARKVFADAQALLDKLIKGQWLQADAVVAFYPANTVGDDIVLYSDEAREHPLFVWHNLRQQSERPVVEGVRRPNRCLADYVAPKDSGVADYLGCFAVTTGHGVEKKVAEFQAKHDDYSAIMLKALADRLAEAFAELMHHRVRTDLWGYASDEILTNDQMINEEYRGIRPAPGYPACPAHEVKEDLLRVIGSEDIGMTLTESMAMNPASSVSGFYLAHPDARYFNVGKLSDDQVEDLAKRRDQTIEDTRRQLASLLD from the coding sequence ATGAGCAAGGTAGACAAAACAACAATGCCACCGATGAAGCTCTCAGGGCTTGAGCCTTTTAACGTTACCGCCGATGTTGGTTTTGTGAACATTGGTGAGCGCACCAATGTAACTGGTTCAAAAGCATTTGCGCGCATGATTCTAAATAATCAATTTGATGAGGCGCTCGCAGTAGCACGTCAGCAAGTTGAAAATGGCGCCCAAGTTATCGACATCAATATGGATGAGGCGATGTTAGATTCTGAAGCGGCAATGACACGCTTCTTAAACTTGATTGCATCTGAGCCTGATATTGCTCGCGTTCCAATCATGATCGACTCCTCGAAGTGGAGTGTGATTGAGGCAGGTTTGAAATGTATTCAGGGTAAGCCAATCGTTAATTCGATTTCCTTAAAAGAGGGCGAAGAGCCTTTCAGAAAGCAAGCGCGTTTAATTCGTCGTTATGGCGCCGCTTCTGTAGTGATGGCTTTCGATGAGGTTGGTCAAGCCGATACCTTTAAGCGCAAGACTGAAATCTGTCAGCGTTGCTATCAGATCTTAGTAAACGAAATCGGTTTTCCGGCTGAAGACATTATTTTTGATCCGAATATATTTGCAATCGCTACTGGTATTGAAGAGCACGATAACTATGCGGTAGATTTCATTAATGCCACTCGCTGGATTAAAGAAAATCTTCCTGGCGCCAAGGTAAGTGGCGGCGTATCTAATGTCAGCTTCTCCTTCCGTGGTAATGACCGTGTGCGCGAGGCGATCCATACGGTGTTCCTATATCACGCTATTCAGGCTGGTATGGATATGGGCATTGTGAATGCGGGTCAATTAGGCGTCTATGCTGATCTGGATCCTGAGTTGCGTGAACGCGTTGAAGACGTGGTCCTCAATCGCTTTAAAGAGAAGGATGGCAAAACGCCAACAGAGCGTCTACTCGACATTGCCGATCAATTTAAAGGCGGCGGTGCAAAGCAGGTCGAAAATTTATTGTGGCGCGAAGCCCCAGTTCGCGAACGCCTAACTCATGCTTTAGTTCATGGCATCACTACTTTTATTGAAGAAGATACTGAAGAGTTACGCGCAGAAATTATGGGTGCAGGCGGGAGGCCTATTGAAGTTATTGAGGGCCCGCTCATGGATGGCATGAATGTCGTCGGCGACTTATTCGGTGCAGGTAAGATGTTCTTGCCTCAAGTAGTCAAGAGTGCGCGCGTGATGAAGCAAGCCGTTGCCATTTTGATTCCGTATATCGAAGAAGAAAAGCGTCAACATATTGCTGCTGGTGGCGAGGCTAAAGCCAAGGGCAAGATTGTGATGGCAACTGTAAAGGGTGACGTGCACGATATTGGTAAAAATATTGTGACCGTTGTTCTGCAATGTAATAACTTCGAAGTAGCCAATATGGGCGTGATGGTTCCTTGCGCTGAGATTCTGAAGCGCGCCAAGGAAGAAAATGCGGATATCGTTGGCTTATCTGGTTTGATTACTCCTTCGCTTGAAGAGATGACATATGTTGCACAAGAAATGCAGCGTGATGATTATTTCCGCGAGCGTCAGATACCTCTAATGATTGGTGGCGCCACTACATCCCGCGTACATACTGCGGTGAAAATTGCTCCACACTATGATGGTCCAGTAGTTTACGTACCTGATGCTTCCCGTTCAGTATCTGTGGCTTCTAGCTTGCTGTCTGATGAAAGTGCCAAGAAATTCATCCAAGATTTGCGCGATGATTATGTTCGTATTCGTGAACAACATGCAAATAAGAAAGCAGCACCTACCATTTCTTTAGAGGCGGCACGCAAGAATCGCGAGATGATTGATTGGTCTTCGTACACTCCTGAAAAGCCAAAATTTATCGGTCGCCGCGTATTTAAAAATTTCGCACTGAGTGACATCGCTAAATATATCGATTGGACACCGTTCTTTCAGACTTGGGACTTGGCGGGTAAGTTTCCAGCAATTCTGGATGATGAAGTTGTTGGAGTTGAGGCTCGTAAGGTGTTTGCCGATGCTCAGGCGTTACTCGATAAACTCATTAAAGGGCAATGGTTACAGGCCGATGCCGTGGTTGCTTTCTATCCTGCCAATACCGTTGGCGACGATATTGTTCTTTATAGCGATGAAGCACGCGAGCATCCTTTGTTTGTCTGGCATAACTTGCGTCAACAATCCGAGCGTCCGGTTGTAGAGGGCGTGCGCAGACCCAATCGTTGTTTGGCTGATTACGTTGCACCAAAAGATTCTGGTGTTGCGGACTACCTCGGATGTTTTGCGGTTACAACTGGTCATGGTGTTGAAAAGAAAGTTGCTGAGTTTCAGGCAAAGCATGATGACTACAGTGCCATTATGTTGAAGGCCTTGGCAGATCGATTGGCGGAAGCATTTGCTGAGTTGATGCACCATCGTGTACGTACCGATTTATGGGGCTATGCAAGCGATGAGATTTTGACGAATGATCAAATGATTAATGAAGAGTACCGCGGTATTCGTCCGGCGCCTGGTTATCCAGCTTGCCCTGCGCATGAAGTCAAAGAAGATCTGTTGCGAGTCATTGGGTCGGAAGATATCGGCATGACTTTGACCGAGTCTATGGCGATGAATCCTGCTTCCAGTGTGAGTGGTTTTTATCTGGCTCACCCCGATGCACGTTACTTTAATGTGGGCAAACTTTCAGATGATCAAGTTGAGGATCTGGCAAAACGCCGTGACCAAACTATTGAAGATACCCGTCGCCAGCTAGCAAGCTTGTTGGATTAA
- a CDS encoding homocysteine S-methyltransferase family protein: MQSNGLSQPYTRGQKLPELLKQRILILDGAMGTMIQQYKLTESDYRGLPGNNRFADHPGDIKGNNELLVLTQPQIISKIHEQYLDAGADIIETNTFGATSVAQEDYKMADLAREMNEVSARLARAACEKYSTPDRPRFAAGAIGPTPKTASISPDVNDPGARNVTFDALRASYREQIEGLFVGGVDLFLVETIFDTLNAKAALFALDEFFEETGERLPVMISGTVTDASGRILSGQTVEAFWNSLRHIKPLTFGLNCALGAALMRPYIAELARICDAAVSCYPNAGLPNPMSDTGFDETPEITSSLVDGFAKDGLVNLVGGCCGTTPDHIRAIANAVAKRKPRAFYRENAEVLA; encoded by the coding sequence ATGCAATCTAATGGTTTGTCCCAGCCTTACACCCGCGGTCAAAAGCTACCCGAGCTTTTAAAGCAGCGCATCCTTATTTTGGATGGCGCTATGGGCACCATGATTCAGCAATACAAACTCACCGAGTCTGATTACCGTGGCTTGCCAGGAAATAACCGATTTGCCGACCATCCTGGGGACATTAAAGGCAATAACGAGTTGCTCGTACTAACTCAACCCCAAATTATTAGCAAAATTCATGAGCAGTATTTAGATGCTGGCGCTGACATCATTGAGACCAATACTTTTGGTGCAACTTCAGTTGCTCAGGAAGATTACAAGATGGCTGACTTAGCGCGTGAGATGAATGAAGTCTCTGCCAGATTAGCGCGCGCTGCTTGCGAAAAATATAGCACTCCAGATAGGCCGCGTTTTGCTGCAGGCGCGATTGGACCTACACCAAAGACAGCTAGCATTTCACCTGATGTAAACGATCCAGGGGCACGCAATGTAACGTTTGATGCGTTGCGCGCTTCGTACCGTGAACAGATTGAAGGTTTGTTTGTTGGTGGCGTGGATTTATTTTTAGTTGAAACAATTTTCGATACGCTTAATGCTAAAGCCGCACTCTTTGCGCTCGATGAATTTTTTGAGGAGACTGGCGAACGTTTGCCAGTCATGATTTCAGGAACCGTAACCGATGCATCTGGGCGTATTTTGTCTGGCCAGACTGTTGAAGCCTTCTGGAATAGTTTGCGTCACATTAAGCCGCTCACCTTTGGTTTGAACTGTGCACTAGGTGCAGCTTTAATGCGTCCTTATATTGCCGAGCTGGCTAGGATTTGTGATGCTGCGGTGTCTTGCTACCCAAATGCAGGCCTACCTAATCCAATGAGCGATACGGGCTTTGATGAGACGCCAGAAATTACTTCCAGCTTAGTCGATGGTTTTGCTAAAGATGGTTTAGTGAACTTGGTTGGTGGTTGCTGCGGCACTACACCTGATCACATACGCGCAATCGCAAATGCGGTTGCGAAGCGTAAGCCTCGTGCTTTCTATCGCGAGAATGCTGAGGTGCTGGCATGA
- a CDS encoding PhaM family polyhydroxyalkanoate granule multifunctional regulatory protein gives MFGTIPEFNQSLDMLKTMWGQGTAAQAGQFPFTADASKAAGGFGAAFPGLDVDELEKRIKDLKSVENWLNLNLNILKSTIQGLEVQHATMMALKSFGDAVSAAGAAATAPKEESETKTTSAKPRKTATRRRRKAGDATYLDEVGNSDEQ, from the coding sequence ATGTTTGGAACCATTCCAGAATTCAATCAAAGCCTTGATATGCTTAAAACCATGTGGGGACAAGGTACAGCAGCACAAGCCGGGCAATTTCCCTTCACAGCAGACGCATCTAAGGCTGCTGGCGGCTTTGGGGCTGCTTTCCCTGGCTTGGATGTGGATGAGCTAGAAAAGCGTATTAAAGACCTCAAAAGCGTTGAAAACTGGCTCAATTTGAACCTCAACATCCTCAAGTCCACAATTCAGGGATTGGAAGTGCAACATGCCACCATGATGGCGCTCAAATCCTTTGGTGATGCAGTCTCTGCAGCAGGAGCGGCAGCTACTGCACCGAAGGAAGAATCTGAGACAAAAACAACTAGCGCTAAACCGCGGAAAACCGCAACACGCCGTCGTCGCAAAGCTGGCGACGCAACTTACCTCGACGAAGTAGGTAATTCAGATGAGCAATAG
- a CDS encoding MBL fold metallo-hydrolase has product MTTKNKASNEAEIYYPLGDALPEVGSSIEVAPGVRWIRMRLPFALDHINLWLLRDEIEGVSGWTIVDCGIANDETKASWERVFASQLEGLPVLRVIVTHMHPDHVGLSQWLCEKWNVPLWISMTDYLTAQWLSCKEGGAAVGARAGSGGSADHFQRHGLTAPEDLEKIRARSNYYSNMVPGVPRQYRRIIDGESILIGGHSWQVMMGYGHAPEHASLFCKELGVLISGDMLLPRISTNVSVYDADPDADPLGLYLDSIEKYLALPEDTLVLPSHGKPFTGIGPRIAQLKAHHDDRLADALGACKKPAHAREIVPVLFKRELDIHQLTFAMGEAIAHLNYLLRRGKLRRQLCDDGVLRFSAV; this is encoded by the coding sequence ATGACTACTAAAAACAAAGCAAGTAATGAAGCTGAGATCTATTATCCATTAGGAGATGCACTTCCGGAAGTGGGCAGCAGTATTGAGGTTGCTCCAGGTGTTCGTTGGATTCGTATGCGTCTACCGTTTGCTTTAGACCACATCAATCTATGGTTGCTGCGTGATGAAATCGAAGGTGTTTCAGGCTGGACGATTGTGGATTGTGGTATTGCTAATGACGAGACAAAAGCTTCTTGGGAGCGAGTCTTTGCTTCTCAGCTTGAAGGCTTGCCAGTTTTGCGCGTCATTGTGACGCATATGCATCCTGATCATGTGGGCTTATCACAGTGGTTGTGCGAAAAATGGAATGTGCCTTTGTGGATTTCCATGACTGATTACTTAACTGCTCAATGGTTAAGTTGCAAAGAGGGTGGTGCTGCAGTGGGCGCCCGTGCCGGAAGCGGAGGTTCGGCAGATCATTTCCAAAGACATGGATTAACGGCACCAGAAGATTTAGAAAAAATCAGAGCGCGCTCAAATTACTACAGCAATATGGTTCCCGGGGTGCCACGTCAATATCGTCGCATTATTGATGGTGAGAGTATTTTAATTGGCGGACATTCTTGGCAGGTCATGATGGGGTATGGGCACGCGCCTGAACATGCTTCTCTTTTTTGCAAAGAGCTTGGTGTGCTCATCTCAGGAGATATGCTCTTACCACGAATCTCTACTAACGTCAGTGTCTACGATGCTGATCCAGATGCAGATCCTCTAGGCTTGTATTTAGACTCTATTGAAAAATATTTAGCATTGCCAGAAGATACTTTGGTATTGCCTTCTCATGGCAAACCATTTACTGGTATCGGACCGCGAATTGCGCAACTAAAGGCGCATCATGATGATCGCTTGGCTGATGCCTTAGGCGCATGTAAAAAACCGGCACATGCTCGAGAGATTGTGCCGGTTTTGTTTAAGCGTGAATTAGATATTCATCAACTTACTTTTGCGATGGGTGAGGCTATTGCTCATCTGAATTACCTACTTCGTCGAGGTAAGTTGCGTCGCCAGCTTTGCGACGACGGCGTGTTGCGGTTTTCCGCGGTTTAG
- a CDS encoding DUF1289 domain-containing protein, with amino-acid sequence MTTVPSPCINWCDINPENGYCRGCYRTLTEIAEWSDMTNPEKLEVWTQLSIRKPQAPL; translated from the coding sequence TTGACAACAGTTCCATCACCTTGCATTAATTGGTGTGACATTAATCCTGAAAATGGTTACTGTCGTGGCTGCTATCGTACCTTGACTGAGATTGCTGAATGGTCGGATATGACCAATCCCGAGAAGCTTGAGGTTTGGACACAACTATCTATTCGCAAACCCCAAGCACCGCTGTAA
- a CDS encoding MDR family oxidoreductase, whose protein sequence is MFKAILVNKDDQGYRAELVQVDEASLPEGDVRVKILYSTLNYKDGLAITGKGPVVRSFPMVPGIDFAGEVIESTSPDFKAGDMVLLNGWGVGEGHWGGLGQQARVKADWLIPLPKGFTAKQALAIGTAGYTAMLCVMALQKHGLKPSDGEVLVTGAAGGVGSFAITLLSKLGFTVVASTGRMAEADYLKKLGTTEVIDRAVLSAPGKPLAKERWAAVVDSVGSHTLANACAQTKSDGAVAACGLAQGMDFPSTVAPFILRGITLYGINSVTVPRAKRIAAYEQLSKLVDLKTLDEISHEISLEESIKYAQELMAGNVRGRLIVDVNK, encoded by the coding sequence ATGTTTAAAGCAATATTGGTGAATAAGGACGATCAAGGATATCGCGCAGAATTAGTCCAAGTTGATGAGGCTAGCCTCCCAGAAGGCGATGTACGCGTAAAGATCCTGTACTCGACCCTCAACTACAAGGATGGCTTAGCTATCACCGGTAAAGGTCCGGTAGTGCGTAGTTTTCCAATGGTACCTGGCATTGATTTTGCTGGTGAGGTGATAGAAAGCACCAGCCCTGACTTTAAGGCTGGCGATATGGTGCTTCTCAATGGTTGGGGTGTGGGCGAGGGGCATTGGGGTGGCTTGGGGCAGCAGGCTCGGGTTAAAGCTGATTGGTTGATTCCGTTACCAAAGGGGTTTACTGCAAAACAAGCATTGGCTATTGGAACTGCGGGCTATACCGCCATGCTCTGCGTGATGGCGCTACAAAAGCATGGTCTTAAGCCGAGCGATGGTGAGGTTTTGGTGACTGGTGCCGCAGGGGGCGTTGGCAGTTTTGCCATTACGCTCCTCAGTAAATTAGGTTTCACTGTTGTAGCTAGTACTGGTCGTATGGCTGAGGCGGACTACCTTAAAAAATTAGGTACGACGGAGGTTATCGATCGTGCTGTTCTATCTGCGCCCGGTAAGCCGTTGGCGAAAGAGCGCTGGGCTGCTGTAGTCGATAGCGTCGGCAGCCATACTTTGGCAAATGCATGCGCACAAACCAAGAGTGATGGTGCAGTAGCAGCTTGTGGATTAGCGCAAGGAATGGACTTTCCTTCCACTGTTGCACCATTTATTTTGCGAGGCATTACTTTGTATGGAATTAATAGTGTGACTGTGCCACGTGCAAAAAGAATTGCTGCCTATGAGCAACTGAGCAAGCTAGTAGATTTAAAAACGTTGGATGAAATCTCTCATGAAATTTCACTCGAAGAATCTATTAAGTACGCACAAGAATTAATGGCAGGCAATGTACGTGGACGCTTGATTGTCGACGTCAACAAATAA
- a CDS encoding flavin reductase family protein: protein MTPFTSQELRKGFSSFATGVTVITCLDEEANAHGITISSFNTVSLEPPLILWSLKKHSRLMPWVELGKRHLIHVLERSQENLAMHFATVKVDQFNGIDHKLAASGLTQIDHCVAYYECETVCVHIGGDHNIIVAKVINLKNHPEREPLIFARSKFVGLDFAEIKSS, encoded by the coding sequence ATGACCCCATTCACTTCACAAGAACTGCGCAAAGGTTTTTCATCATTTGCAACCGGGGTCACTGTCATCACCTGTCTGGATGAAGAGGCTAATGCTCACGGGATTACGATCAGCTCCTTCAACACAGTCTCACTCGAGCCACCACTTATTCTCTGGAGCCTGAAGAAACATTCACGCCTTATGCCTTGGGTTGAGCTCGGGAAAAGGCATCTTATTCACGTTCTAGAACGCTCCCAAGAAAATCTGGCAATGCATTTTGCTACAGTGAAAGTGGATCAATTTAATGGCATTGACCATAAGCTTGCGGCTAGCGGACTTACTCAAATTGATCATTGCGTAGCCTATTACGAATGTGAAACTGTTTGCGTTCACATTGGTGGCGATCACAACATTATCGTTGCCAAAGTCATTAACTTAAAAAATCATCCGGAACGAGAGCCCCTCATTTTTGCGCGCAGTAAATTTGTTGGCCTCGATTTCGCAGAAATCAAATCTAGCTAA